In one window of Microbacterium natoriense DNA:
- a CDS encoding ATP-binding cassette domain-containing protein translates to MTSQLDVVWLRKSFGARPILDVALSLDAGDFCLILGENGAGKSTFFRCLLELDNHDGVVEVNGKRPRRHILGILDHPMLYPRWSAAANLRYVLNDSHADKIPVVQDLLGDLLRRPYGKMSTGQRKLVLLATLLASDADVLLLDEFSNGLDQSTRSRFREAVHRDLKERGRTIIATGHDLYAFESLPTRVMVLRDTQLTDITADYFSDRDLTRAYAQHVARNSA, encoded by the coding sequence TTGACTTCACAGCTTGACGTGGTCTGGCTCCGGAAGTCATTCGGAGCCAGACCGATCCTCGACGTCGCCCTAAGCCTCGATGCGGGAGACTTCTGTCTGATTCTTGGCGAGAACGGTGCAGGTAAATCAACTTTTTTCCGCTGTCTCCTAGAACTGGACAACCATGACGGCGTAGTTGAGGTCAATGGGAAGCGCCCGCGACGTCACATCCTCGGCATCCTCGATCACCCCATGCTGTACCCAAGGTGGAGTGCGGCCGCGAACCTCCGTTACGTGCTCAACGACTCGCACGCCGACAAGATTCCTGTCGTGCAGGACCTTCTCGGCGATCTCTTGCGCCGCCCGTACGGGAAGATGTCAACTGGTCAGCGGAAGCTGGTGCTTCTTGCCACGCTTCTCGCGAGCGACGCAGATGTTCTCCTTCTCGATGAGTTCTCTAACGGACTCGATCAATCTACTCGATCTCGGTTTCGAGAAGCTGTGCACCGCGACCTGAAGGAACGCGGGCGAACAATCATCGCCACCGGGCATGATCTCTACGCTTTCGAGTCTTTGCCCACGCGAGTGATGGTACTTCGCGACACGCAACTGACCGATATCACCGCCGACTATTTCTCAGACAGGGACCTTACGAGGGCATATGCGCAACATGTTGCAAGAAATTCGGCGTGA
- a CDS encoding O-methyltransferase has product MSDKQESAVHNEVPEEAVPANRYASAPAWRSVDRYFAAALVNEDAALVEARESGARTTMPNAEVAANQGALLGLLAQIGGARRVLEFGTLAGYSTVWFARAVGDGGRVVTFELEEQNAVVARENLDRAGVGDRVDVIVGSAAESAQALIDHGVEPFDLVFIDADKPSNPTYLAATLKLTRPGSVIVIDNVVRDGAVSDEKSEDPRVQGVRAVVDAIAANHDLDATALQTVGEKGWDGLIIARRR; this is encoded by the coding sequence ATGAGTGATAAGCAAGAGTCCGCGGTCCACAACGAGGTTCCCGAGGAGGCGGTTCCTGCCAACCGCTACGCGTCTGCCCCCGCGTGGCGATCCGTCGACAGGTACTTCGCCGCGGCGCTGGTCAACGAGGATGCCGCGCTGGTCGAGGCGCGAGAATCCGGCGCTCGGACGACGATGCCCAATGCTGAGGTGGCCGCCAATCAGGGAGCTCTCTTGGGTCTGCTGGCACAGATCGGCGGAGCTCGGCGAGTTCTCGAGTTCGGTACTCTGGCCGGGTACTCGACGGTCTGGTTCGCGCGAGCGGTGGGCGACGGAGGCCGTGTGGTGACGTTCGAGCTCGAGGAACAGAACGCGGTCGTGGCGAGGGAGAACCTCGATCGCGCCGGAGTGGGTGATCGAGTGGATGTGATCGTCGGTTCAGCTGCCGAGTCCGCACAGGCTCTGATCGACCATGGGGTCGAGCCCTTCGATCTGGTGTTCATCGACGCAGACAAGCCAAGCAATCCGACCTACCTCGCAGCGACACTCAAGCTCACCAGGCCGGGTTCCGTGATCGTGATCGACAACGTCGTCCGTGACGGGGCTGTGTCCGACGAGAAGAGCGAAGACCCGCGCGTGCAGGGCGTGCGTGCGGTTGTCGACGCGATCGCCGCGAACCATGACCTCGACGCGACGGCGTTGCAAACGGTCGGCGAGAAGGGGTGGGACGGACTGATCATCGCCCGTCGTCGGTAG